The following proteins are co-located in the Triticum aestivum cultivar Chinese Spring chromosome 1A, IWGSC CS RefSeq v2.1, whole genome shotgun sequence genome:
- the LOC123096331 gene encoding transcription initiation factor TFIID subunit 4, whose translation MTPWQPSHTSPSFPSADKSNPRPPLPLPQTLASFFPPTRRHSRPAPTRAPPSPRRHRSRGHRPSLVAELSPGAPPSSSSSTASLDSSGAAPYARHRGRPHRVHRRCPPSSPRLQSASGLPDLAYFDYMGDIELEATGTPAASPSSTSIRLGRRCRRQRRPPLLLLNHRRDPLRSLQDAATPSDGFYVDVDINE comes from the coding sequence ATGACGCCGTGGCAGCCATCCCACACCTCCCCGTCGTTTCCCTCGGCGGATAAGAGCAACCCCCggccccctcttcctctcccccaaaccctagcctcctTTTTCCCTCCCACGCGCCGTCACTCTcgccccgcacccacccgagctcctcCATCGCCGCGTCGTCATCgatcccgtggccaccggccatCCCTCGTCGCCGAGCTTAGTCCAGGAGCACCACCGTCCTCTTCCTCATCGACTGCAAGCCTCGATTCGAGCGGGGCCGCCCCGTACGCTCGCCATCGAGGCCGTCCCCACCGCGTACATCGCCGGTGTCCGCCGTCGTCGCCGCGACTCCAGTCCGCCTccggcctccccgacctcgcctACTTCGACTACATGGGCGATATCGAGCTGGAAGCCACCGGGACGCCCGCTGCTTCCCCGTCCTCAACCTCCATCCGTCTCGGTCGCCGCTGCCGTCGCCAACGCCGGCCACCTCTACTGCTACTAAACCATCGACGGGACCCCTTGCGCTCCCTAC